The stretch of DNA ATGACGCCGGCCAGACGCCGCTCGCCGGCGCCGCCTTCAAGGGCGACCTGGCCATCGCCACCCTGCTGCTGGACCACGGCGCCGGCGTGGCCAGTGCCGGCCCGAGCGGCAAGACTGCCCTGATGTTTGCCGCCATGTTCAACCGCACCGAGATCGCCCGCCTGCTGCTGGCGCGCGGCGCCGATCCGCATGCGCGCGATGCCGACGGCATCAGTGCGCTGGCGGCGGCGCAGCGCATGGGCGCGCAGGACACGGCGGCCCTGCTCGCCAGCCTGGCCTGAACCTCGCAAGACAATGGAACGCCCCCGCATTCCGACCGACGAAGCACAGCGCCTGGCCGCCCTGCACGCCACCAGGCTGCTCGGCAGCCCACCCGAAGAAAGCTTCGACCGCATCACCCGCACCGCTGCGCGCCTGCTCGGCGTGCCGATCGCCCTGGTGTCCCTGATCGACAAGGACCGCCAGTGGTTCAAGTCGCGCACCGGCCTGGACACCTGCGAAACCCCACGCGCGATTTCCTTCTGCGGCCACGCGATCCTCAGCGACGAACCGCTGGTGGTGCCGGACGCCGCCCAGGACGCCCGCTTCGTCGACAACCCGCTGGTCACCGGCGACATGCATCTGCGCTTCTACGCCGGGGTGCAGCTGTATTCGGTGG from Massilia varians encodes:
- a CDS encoding ankyrin repeat domain-containing protein, whose protein sequence is MQTARPDPNSLDDATLAFVRTVFQHARAGETDPLATLLAQGLPPNLRNERGDSLLMLACYHGHVDTARVLLGHGADPELTNDAGQTPLAGAAFKGDLAIATLLLDHGAGVASAGPSGKTALMFAAMFNRTEIARLLLARGADPHARDADGISALAAAQRMGAQDTAALLASLA